One part of the Eucalyptus grandis isolate ANBG69807.140 chromosome 10, ASM1654582v1, whole genome shotgun sequence genome encodes these proteins:
- the LOC104423431 gene encoding NAC domain-containing protein 90-like encodes MMEDHPTGFRFYPTEEELISFYLHNQLEGLLQDQLHRIIPVLDIYATEPWNLPELSGEMCREEKEQCFFFAPEQERQARGGRPSRSTAVGYWKATGSPCQVYSSENKVIGMKKSMVFYVGKAPTGRKTKWKLNEYRAIEIISPPAPNSSSSSVPMFRLRHEFTLCRVYVVSGSSRAFDRRPLKLVARETIQDGDGGGSSSGESASPSGSVIENNVGISHFMKTISMEKEEPIWDWEQFNWF; translated from the exons ATGATGGAGGATCATCCGACAGGCTTCAGGTTCTATCCAACGGAGGAAGAGCTCATCTCTTTCTATTTGCACAACCAGCTCGAGGGCTTGCTACAAGACCAGCTCCACCGTATCATTCCAGTCCTTGACATTTACGCCACCGAGCCATGGAATCTCCCAG AGCTTTCCGGAGAGATGTGCCGAGAAGAGAAAGAGCAGTGCTTCTTCTTCGCTCccga GCAGGAGAGACAAGCCAGAGGAGGGAGACCGAGCCGAAGCACAGCGGTGGGCTACTGGAAGGCCACCGGATCGCCCTGTCAAGTCTACTCGTCGGAAAACAAAGTGATTGGGATGAAGAAGTCCATGGTCTTCTACGTGGGAAAAGCTCCGAcaggaagaaaaaccaaatgGAAATTGAACGAGTATAGAGCCATAGAAATAATCTCGCCTCCCGCTCCCAATTCTTCAAGTTCTAGCGTGCCCATGTTTAGG TTGAGGCATGAATTCACGTTGTGCCGAGTGTACGTTGTGTCTGGGAGCTCCCGAGCATTTGATCGTCGGCCTCTGAAGTTGGTGGCTAGAGAGACAATACaagatggagatggtggtggcAGCAGCAGTGGTGAATCTGCTTCCCCATCAGGATCAGTGATAGAAAATAATGTTGGAATTTCCCATTTTATGAAGACGATTagcatggaaaaagaagaacctATATGGGATTGGGAACAATTCAATTGGTTTTAG
- the LOC104421320 gene encoding nicalin-1, with protein sequence MAARDLGGRPVLESVYSVIALVFVLVACAELCDAATVVDVYRLIQYDIAGAPFGSRLAGLNHHASSLHFPPGADLSRTVLVIPVRDLNLGYVKDYLSQRQPLGGLLFLLPQIFSFESKESSGNGEELLKNIVMELEQLLIHTNIPYPVYFAFENDDINTVLADIKRNDESGQPATATTGGYKLVVSTTEPKKVASPVISNIQGWLPGLKADGDPNQLPTIAIVASYDTFGAAPALSMGSDSNGSGVVALLEIARLFSLLYSNPKTRGRYNLLFGLTSGGPYNYNGTHKWLRSFDQRLRETIDYAICLNSIGSWDNELWIHVSKPPENAYIKQTFEGLSNVGDELGIKVGLKHKKINISNSRVAWEHEQFSRHRITAATLSELSTAPGLFENTGSLADSRNFVNEAAVIKSVKLVAESLARHIYGHQGKNIQIFADEGSLAVNPSYIRSWLDLLSQTPRVAPFLSKNDPFVMALKKELEEHTEEVILQNEVLDGMFTFYDSTKATLNIYQVASVTFDLLLLLVLGSYLIVLFSFLIITTRGLDDLISLFRRPPSRKVKTA encoded by the exons ATGGCGGCGAGGGACCTCGGCGGCCGCCCCGTGCTCGAGTCCGTGTACTCGGTCATCGCCCTCGTGTTCGTGCTGGTGGCCTGCGCGGAGCTCTGCGACGCCGCCACCGTCGTCGACGTCTACCGCCTCATCCAGTACGACATCGCCGGCGCCCCCTTCGGATCTCGCCTCGCCGGGCTCAACCACCACGCCTCGTCCCTCCACTTCCCCCCCGGCGCCGATCTCTCCCGCACCGTGCTCGTCATCCCCGTCCGCGATTTGAATCTCGGCTACGTCAAAG ATTATTTATCTCAAAGACAGCCATTGGGTGGTCTGCTGTTTCTGCTTCCTCAAATATTTAGTTTTGAGAGTAAGGAAAGCAGTGGAAATGGAGAagagctgctcaagaacatAGTGATGGAACTTGAACAGTTGCTTATACATACCAACATACCT TATCCtgtttattttgcttttgagaATGATGACATCAATACTGTTTTGGCTGATATAAAGAGAAATGATGAAAGTGGACAGCCGGCTACTGCAACAACAGGCGG ATATAAGCTTGTAGTCTCAACAACAGAACCTAAGAAAGTTGCATCTCCCGTCATTTCGAATATTCAG GGATGGTTGCCAGGGCTGAAAGCCGATGGGGATCCGAATCAACTCCCAACCATTGCCATAGTGGCATCTTATGATACATTTGGGGCTGCTCCT GCATTATCAATGGGGAGCGATAGCAATGGAAGTGGTGTTGTGGCACTTCTTGAGATTGCTAggttattttctcttttgtattcCAATCCCAAAACTAGGGGAAGGTACAATTTACTCTTTGGACTTACATCTGGTGGACCTTATAACTACAATGGAACACATAAG TGGCTTCGGAGTTTTGATCAACGTTTGAGGGAGACCATTGACTATGCTATTTGCTTGAATAGCATTGGCTCATGGGACAATGAACTATGGATTCACGTGTCAAAACCCCCAGAAAATGCCTATATAAAGCAGACTTTTGAG GGCTTATCAAATGTTGGAGATGAGTTGGGCATTAAAGTTGGTttaaaacacaagaaaataaatatatccaATTCTCGA GTAGCTTGGGAGCATGAACAATTTTCAAGACATAGAATCACTGCTGCCACCCTATCTGAACTTTCGACTGCTCCTGGCTTGTTTGAAAATACCGGGAGTTTAGCAGATAGCAG gaattttgtaaatgaagcTGCTGTTATCAAGAGCGTCAAATTAGTTGCTGAAAGTCTAGCG AGGCATATCTATGGCCACCAGGGGAAGAACATTCAGATCTTTGCTGACGAGGGTAGTTTAGCTGTCAATCCTTCTTACATTCGATCCTGGTTAGATCTTTTGTCACAGACCCCTCGTGTAGCACCATTCCTCTCAAAGAATGATCCATTCGTGATGGCTTTGAAAAAG GAATTGGAAGAGCACACTGAAGAAGTAATCTTGCAGAATGAGGTGCTTGATGGGATGTTCACATTCTACGATTCTACAAAAGCTACGCTTAATATATATCAG GTTGCTAGTGTAACATTTGATTTGCTGTTGCTTCTGGTTTTGGGATCATATCTGATTGTGCTCTTCAGTTTTCTCATCATTACAACTAGG GGTCTCGATGATCTTATCAGTTTGTTTCGACGACCTCCCTCTCGCAAGGTCAAAACAGCTTGA